In the genome of Raphanus sativus cultivar WK10039 chromosome 4, ASM80110v3, whole genome shotgun sequence, one region contains:
- the LOC108852270 gene encoding probable WRKY transcription factor 69 isoform X2 translates to MHRRGIQESDDEEDETYNDVVPESPSSCEDSKISKPTPKKRRNMEKRVVSVPIADVEGSKSRGEVYPPSDSWAWRKYGQKPIKGSPYPRGYYRCSSSKGCPARKQVERSRVDPSKLMITYACDHNHPFPSAANNKSHHHHHRTTAVVLKTAKKEENMEEEYEEEEEATVAAEEPVGLDLSHVDSPLLLGGCYSEVGELGWFYDASISSSSGSSYGGSFLDVTLESGFSVGGEEDESLYGDLGDLPDCASVFRRGTVGTEEQRQMCDFGAVPFCDSSR, encoded by the exons ATGCACCGTAGAGGAATTCAAGAATCTGACGACGAAGAAGATGAGACTTACAACGACGTCGTTCCTGAGTCTCCTTCCTCTTGTGAAGACTCCAAGATCTCAAAACCAACTCCAAAGAAAAG GAGGAACATGGAGAAGAGAGTTGTCTCGGTTCCGATTGCTGACGTGGAAGGATCTAAGAGTAGAGGAGAGGTATATCCACCGTCTGATTCCTGGGCTTGGAGAAAGTACGGACAAAAGCCGATCAAAGGTTCGCCTTATCCCAG GGGATATTACAGATGTAGCAGTTCAAAAGGATGTCCGGCGAGGAAGCAGGTGGAGAGAAGTCGTGTGGACCCCTCAAAGCTCATGATAACTTACGCCTGCGACCACAACCACCCTTTCCCCTCCGCCGCAAACAACAAatcccaccaccaccaccaccgaacCACCGCCGTCGTCCTCAAAACCGCCAAGAAAGAAGAGAACATGGAAGAAGAatacgaggaggaggaggaagcaaCCGTCGCGGCTGAGGAACCGGTGGGACTAGACCTAAGCCACGTGGATTCTCCGCTGCTACTTGGTGGCTGTTACAGCGAAGTCGGCGAGCTCGGGTGGTTCTACGACGCGTCCATCTCATCATCCTCTGGTTCTTCTTACGGTGGGAGTTTCTTGGACGTGACACTAGAGAGTGGTTTTTCAGTAGGCGGAGAGGAAGATGAATCATTGTACGGTGATCTTGGAGATTTGCCTGACTGCGCCTCCGTGTTCCGCCGTGGAACGGTGGGTACGGAGGAGCAAAGACAGATGTGTGATTTTGGCGCCGTTCCTTTCTGTGATAGTTCTAGATGA
- the LOC108852270 gene encoding probable WRKY transcription factor 69 isoform X1, with amino-acid sequence MHRRGIQESDDEEDETYNDVVPESPSSCEDSKISKPTPKKSRRNMEKRVVSVPIADVEGSKSRGEVYPPSDSWAWRKYGQKPIKGSPYPRGYYRCSSSKGCPARKQVERSRVDPSKLMITYACDHNHPFPSAANNKSHHHHHRTTAVVLKTAKKEENMEEEYEEEEEATVAAEEPVGLDLSHVDSPLLLGGCYSEVGELGWFYDASISSSSGSSYGGSFLDVTLESGFSVGGEEDESLYGDLGDLPDCASVFRRGTVGTEEQRQMCDFGAVPFCDSSR; translated from the exons ATGCACCGTAGAGGAATTCAAGAATCTGACGACGAAGAAGATGAGACTTACAACGACGTCGTTCCTGAGTCTCCTTCCTCTTGTGAAGACTCCAAGATCTCAAAACCAACTCCAAAGAAAAG TAGGAGGAACATGGAGAAGAGAGTTGTCTCGGTTCCGATTGCTGACGTGGAAGGATCTAAGAGTAGAGGAGAGGTATATCCACCGTCTGATTCCTGGGCTTGGAGAAAGTACGGACAAAAGCCGATCAAAGGTTCGCCTTATCCCAG GGGATATTACAGATGTAGCAGTTCAAAAGGATGTCCGGCGAGGAAGCAGGTGGAGAGAAGTCGTGTGGACCCCTCAAAGCTCATGATAACTTACGCCTGCGACCACAACCACCCTTTCCCCTCCGCCGCAAACAACAAatcccaccaccaccaccaccgaacCACCGCCGTCGTCCTCAAAACCGCCAAGAAAGAAGAGAACATGGAAGAAGAatacgaggaggaggaggaagcaaCCGTCGCGGCTGAGGAACCGGTGGGACTAGACCTAAGCCACGTGGATTCTCCGCTGCTACTTGGTGGCTGTTACAGCGAAGTCGGCGAGCTCGGGTGGTTCTACGACGCGTCCATCTCATCATCCTCTGGTTCTTCTTACGGTGGGAGTTTCTTGGACGTGACACTAGAGAGTGGTTTTTCAGTAGGCGGAGAGGAAGATGAATCATTGTACGGTGATCTTGGAGATTTGCCTGACTGCGCCTCCGTGTTCCGCCGTGGAACGGTGGGTACGGAGGAGCAAAGACAGATGTGTGATTTTGGCGCCGTTCCTTTCTGTGATAGTTCTAGATGA
- the LOC108848376 gene encoding V-type proton ATPase subunit D — translation MAGQNARLNVVPTVTMLGVMKARLVGATRGHALLKKKSDALTVQFRALLKKIVTAKESMGDMMKTSSFALTEVKYVAGENVKHVVLENVKEATLKVRSRQENIAGVKLPKFDHFSEGEAKNDLTGLARGGQQVQACRVAYVKAIEVLVELASLQTSFLTLDEAIKTTNRRVNALENVVKPKIENTISYIKGELDELEREDFFRLKKIQGYKRREVERQAANAKAFAEEMVLEGISMQRGISINAARNLLVGGGEKDADIIF, via the coding sequence atggcTGGCCAAAACGCGCGTTTGAATGTGGTTCCCACCGTTACAATGCTCGGCGTAATGAAAGCTCGTCTCGTTGGTGCCACAAGAGGCCACGCTCTCCTCAAAAAGAAGAGCGACGCTTTAACCGTTCAGTTCAGGGCCCTTCTCAAGAAGATCGTAACGGCCAAGGAATCAATGGGAGACATGATGAAGACATCGTCTTTCGCTCTAACCGAAGTCAAGTACGTCGCTGGAGAGAATGTGAAACACGTTGTCCTCGAGAACGTCAAAGAAGCCACGCTCAAAGTTCGGTCCAGACAAGAGAACATCGCCGGTGTGAAGCTCCCCAAGTTCGATCACTTCTCCGAAGGCGAGGCCAAGAATGACTTAACCGGTTTAGCTAGAGGTGGACAGCAGGTGCAAGCGTGCCGTGTGGCTTACGTAAAAGCGATTGAAGTGCTTGTTGAGCTTGCTTCTCTCCAGACTTCGTTCTTGACGCTTGATGAAGCGATCAAGACGACTAATCGGAGGGTTAACGCTTTGGAGAATGTGGTGAAACCGAAGATTGAGAATACGATTAGTTACATCAAGGGAGAGCTTGATGAGCTTGAGAGGGAAGACTTCTTCAGGTTGAAGAAGATTCAGGGGTACAAGAGGAgggaagtggagagacaagcagCTAACGCGAAGGCGTTTGCTGAAGAGATGGTTCTTGAAGGGATCTCTATGCAGAGAGGGATATCGATAAACGCTGCTAGGAACTTGCTTGTTGGTGGTGGAGAGAAGGATGCAGACATTATTTTCTGA
- the LOC108851253 gene encoding citrate synthase 2, peroxisomal-like, whose product MEKGIARLAVLSAHLEVSDQVLPLGIEPRCTSDASVPHGSLKGSLTIVDERTGKKYQVPVAEDGTVKSIDLKKIATGKDDKGLKLYDPGYLNTAPVRSSISYTDGDLGILRYRGYPIEELAESSTFVEVAYLLIYGNLPSQSQLADWELAIFQHSAVPQGLLDMIQSMPQDAYPTGAFVSAMSALSLFHPDANPAHMGQDVYKSAQVRDKQIFRILGQASTIAAAAFLRTEGKPHVLPLSNLSYTENLLYMLNSMGNRFYKPNPRLARVLDTIFILHCEHEMNCSTAAALHLSSSGVDVYTAIGAATGAINGPLHGGAVEAVPKMLSEIGTVENIPEFIERVKNKKRKLSGFGHRIYRNYDPRAKVLKKLADEVFSIFGKDPLFEVAAALEKTALTDEYFIKRKLYPNVDFYSGLVCRVMGIPSHFIIVSRIAGYLSHWRESLDDPDTKIMRPQQAYNGVWLRHYEPVRERTIK is encoded by the exons ATGGAGAAGGGAATTGCTCGTTTGGCCGTTCTCTCTGCGCACTTGGAGGTGTCTGATCAGGTCTTGCCGCTGGGGATCGAGCCACGGTGCACATCGGATGCTAGTGTACCGCATGGATCTCTTAAAGGAAGCTTGACCATAGTCGATGAGCGCACGGGAAAGAAGTACCAGGTCCCAGTCGCAGAGGATGGTACCGTTAAATCCATCGATCTTAAGAAg ATAGCGACGGGGAAAGATGACAAGGGGCTTAAGTTATACGATCCGGGTTACTTGAACACAGCTCCTGTACGATCTTCCATTTCTTACACTGATGGAGATTTAGGAATTCTACGTTATAGGGGATACCCAATTGAAGAGTTGGCTGAGAGTAGTACTTTTGTCGAGGTTGCTTATCTCCTTA TTTATGGAAACCTGCCTTCTCAAAGTCAGCTAGCTGATTGGGAGTTAGCGATTTTTCAGCATTCAGCTGTCCCACAAGGATTATTG GATATGATTCAGTCCATGCCTCAAGATGCATATCCAACGGGTGCCTTTGTCAGTGCAATGAGTGCACTTTCTCTCTTTCATCCTGATGCAAACCCTGCTCATATG GGCCAAGATGTTTACAAGTCAGCACAAGTTCGTGATAAACAGATATTTCGTATTCTTGGACAG GCATCTACAATTGCAGCAGCTGCTTTTTTGAGGACGGAAGGGAAGCCTCATGTTCTTCCTTTGAGCAACCTTTCTTATACAGAGAACTTACTCTATATGCTGAACTCAAT GGGAAATAGGTTTTACAAGCCTAATCCTCGTCTAGCTCGAGTGTTGGACACCATTTTCATACTGCATTGTGAACATGAAATGAATTGCTCCACTGCTGCTGCTCTGCATCTTTCCTCTAG TGGCGTTGATGTATACACTGCTATTGGGGCAGCTACTGGAGCCATTAATGGTCCACTTCATGGTGGTGCAGTTGAGGCTGTGCCTAAGATGTTATCAGAGATTGGGACTGTTGAAAATATTCCAGAGTTCATCGAACGCGTGAAGAATAA GAAGAGGAAGCTATCAGGTTTTGGGCACCGCATTTACAGAAACTACGACCCAAGAGCAAAAGTCCTTAAGAAACTGGCAGATGAAGTATTCTCCATCTTTGGAAAGGATCCTCTCTTTGAG GTAGCAGCTGCTCTTGAGAAGACTGCGCTCACtgatgaatattttattaagagaAAGCTTTACCCAAATGTTGATTTCTACTCTGGATTAGTCTGTAG GGTAATGGGAATTCCATCACATTTCATCATCGTCTCGCGTATTGCTGGATACTTGTCACACTGGCGTGAGTCGCTAGATGATCCTGACACCAAGATCATGAGGCCCCAGCAG GCCTATAATGGAGTGTGGCTAAGGCATTACGAGCCAGTCAGAGAAAGAACTATCAAGTGA
- the LOC108835871 gene encoding integrin-linked protein kinase 1, which translates to MTTIKPKSPARFKLGRQSSLAPDSRTPTDALTEDEDEEFAAAAAAGIVDPTIRLMYLANEGDIEGINKMLDSGTNVDYRDIDGRTALHVAACQGRTDVVELLLSRGAKVNSMDRWGSTPLADAVYYKNHDVIQLLEKHGAKPTIPPMHVLTDREVPEYEIHPSELDFSNSVKISKGTFHKASWRGIDVAVKTFGEEMFSDEDKVNAFRDELALLQKIRHPNVVQFLGAVTQSNPMMIVTEYLPKGDLRQYLDRKGALMPAQAVKFALEIARGMNYLHEHKPEAIIHCDLEPPNILRDDSGHLKVADFGISKLLVVKKTDKKDRPITSLNSSWRYMAPEVYRNEEYDTKVDVFSFALILQEMIEGFVPFHLKEETEVPKAYIEDERPPFNAPAKSYPFGLRELIQECWDSEASKRPTFREIISALELISDRIARKMSWKVRLGKCLPRIRLFTKRDYVNPSSSRSSITR; encoded by the exons ATGACAACGATTAAGCCCAAATCTCCGGCGAGATTCAAGCTCGGAAGGCAATCTTCGCTAGCGCCGGACTCAAGAACCCCGACGGACGCCCTAACCGAAGACGAGGACGAGGAGTTCGCCGCGGCGGCGGCTGCCGGGATCGTGGATCCGACGATTCGTCTAATGTATCTAGCCAACGAAGGCGACATCGAAGGGATCAACAAGATGCTGGACTCGGGAACTAACGTCGATTACCGCGATATCGACGGCCGTACTGCTCTCCACGTCGCCGCGTGCCAGGGACGCACCGACGTCGTCGAGCTGCTGCTTAGCCGTGGTGCTAAGGTCAATTCGATGGATCGTTGGGGTAGTACG CCTCTTGCAGATGCAGTGTATTACAAAAATCACGATGTGATTCAGCTTTTGGAGAAGCATGGTGCAAAGCCTACG ATTCCTCCTATGCATGTGTTAACTGATAGAGAAGTTCCTGAGTATGAGATTCATCCTTCGGAGCTTGATTTTTCTAACTCTGTCAAAATCTCAAAG GGTACCTTTCACAAGGCTTCATGGCGAGGAATTGATGTGGCTGTGAAAACCTTTGGAGAGGAAATGTTCAGTGATGAAGACAAAGT GAATGCGTTCAGGGACGAGCTTGCACTGCTTCAAAAGATACGCCATCCAAATGTTGTCCAGTTTTTAGGGGCAGTTACTCAAAGTAACCCCATGATGATTGTCACAGAGTATTTACCTAAG GGAGATCTTCGACAATATCTAGACAGGAAAGGGGCTCTAATGCCAGCGCAAGCAGTGAAGTTTGCACTTGAAATTGCTAG GGGAATGAATTATTTGCACGAGCACAAACCTGAAGCTATAATCCATTGTGACCTAGAGCCTCC AAACATACTGCGGGATGATTCGGGACATCTAAAAGTTGCAGACTTTGGAATTAGCAAGCTGCTGGTAGTTAAGAAGACAGATAAAAAAGACAGGCCTATTACATCATTGAACAGTTCTT GGCGATACATGGCTCCAGAAGTATACAGGAATGAAGAGTATGATACAAAAGTAGATGTATTTTCTTTCGCTTTGATCTTACAAGAG ATGATAGAAGGCTTTGTACCATTCCATCTGAAAGAAGAAACGGAAGTTCCTAAAGCATATATTGAAGATGAACGTCCACCATTCAATGCTCCAGCAAAATCATATCCTTTCGGGTTAAGAGA GTTAATCCAGGAATGTTGGGACAGTGAGGCATCAAAAAGACCAACATTTAGAGAAATCATCAGTGCTTTGGAGTTGATAAGTGATCGAATTGCAAGGAAAATGAGCTGGAAG GTGAGGCTAGGAAAGTGCCTTCCAAGAATCAGATTGTTTACGAAGCGAGATTATGTGAATCCCAGTAGTAGCCGTTCATCCATAACCAGATGA
- the LOC108851612 gene encoding LOW QUALITY PROTEIN: pyruvate kinase, cytosolic isozyme (The sequence of the model RefSeq protein was modified relative to this genomic sequence to represent the inferred CDS: inserted 2 bases in 1 codon) produces the protein MEYMIDEQTIKKGEAKTKMVWTLGPASRSVEMIEKLLKAGMNIARFDFSEGSHALHQETVTNLRTAIRNTGILCAVMLDLKGPEMIRTGEGAILTEKDKDDIFQWGIPNKINIIXLSSVRKGSDLDQVREFLGKHATNIMLLSKIDNEEAAGNVDEIMERTDAVLLAKGSPGVDQPKMIEKANAFGKPIVTAIQILGGQTTTYNDDLTNAVLDCTTDCVMLLGDKEEAHPDIVLERISSFCKELESSIDYKAVQQKIRKALPRPLLPMARKAAIASWKYTKAKAIITPLPRVRQSLWPSADRAFLFSLLFRDRCSLNILRLMWPVMAWYPVGSFRWWGRVINQLGTWLVSVSKSQRKRESVVLEIRWWHSASSTVILPSILYLFSRRLATFEVLCFRLCLFCTLT, from the exons atGGAGTACATGATTGATGAACAGACAATTAAGAAAGGAGAGGCAAAGACTAAGATGGTCTGGACACTTGGACCAGCGTCTAGATCTGTTGAGATGATAGAGAAGCTTCTCAAAGCTGGTATGAACATAGCCCGGTTCGATTTCTCTGAGGGGTCTCACGCACTCCATCAAGAAACTGTCACTAATCTCAGAACCGCCATTAGGAACACTGGTATTCTCTGTGCCGTCATGCTCGACTTAAAG GGTCCTGAGATGATACGAACTGGAGAAGGAGCCATCCTTACAGAGAAAGATAAAGATGATATTTTTCAGTGGGGAATTCCGAATAAGATCAATATCAT GCTCTCCTCTGTTCGCAAAGGGTCTGATCTTGACCAAGTCAGGGAATTTCTTGGTAAGCACGCGACGAACATCATGCTTCTGTCAAAG ATTGACAACGAAGAAGCAGCTGGTAATGTGGATGAGATTATGGAGAGAACTGATGCAGTCTTGTTGGCTAAAGGCAGTCCAGGAGTTGATCAGCCGAAGATGATCGAGAAGGCTAATGCATTCGGGAAACCTATCGTGACAGCCATACAGATTCTTGGTGGCCAAACCACCACCTACAACGACGACCTCACCAACGCTGTCCTCGATTGTACCACCGATTGCGTCATGCTCCTTGGCGACAAAGAAGAAGCTCACCCTGACATAGTCTTGGAGAGAATTTCAAGCTTCTGCAAAGAGTTGGAGAGTTCGATCGATTACAAGGCTGTGCAGCAAAAAATAAGGAAAGCTCTTCCGAGACCGTTACTCCCCATGGCCAGGAAAGCCGCTATTGCCAGTTGGAAGTACACCAAAGCAAAGGCTATCATCACACCACTTCCAAGGGTGCGGCAAAGCTTGTGGCCAAGTGCAGACCGAGCGTTCCTGTTCTCTTTGTTGTTTCGAGATCGATGTTCTCTGAATATTCTTCGTCTCATGTGGCCAGTTATGGCTTGGTATCCCGTGGGATCATTCCGCTGGTGGGGGCGGGTTATAAATCAATTGGGGACATGGTTAGTTTCGGTGTCCAAGTCGCAAAGAAAGAGGGAATCTGTAGTGCTGGAGATTCGGTGGTGGCACTCCGCATCCTCGACGGTCATCCTGCCGTCTATTCTCTACTTGTTCAGTAGGCGACTTGCAACTTTCGAAGTGCTCTGTTTTAGACTTTGTCTCTTTTGCACTCTAACTTGA
- the LOC108832212 gene encoding F-box protein At3g59150-like, protein MESNKNANPSSRDLISTLPDGVLCIILSFLTTKEAASTQVLSKRWSNLLQLVPILDFDDSLSLNRKMGREQIQVFMKFVDKVLWERENKKNSSSPVKKVSFKLSRLGPHDNPTLVLQWIEKVIKLGALDLSLSFGDLSYRNFCLLYSVLESKALVNLRIRRLCLTHHDVTTLPDPVSPSLTTLFLDSVKLTYDGPRLEAVLSAFPNLQNLRVHESKGRYYWDGSVSSPTLKRFVYKRDDDDDAFGPKTCVTLDTPGLVYLEYSDVVADKYENLRLDSLVEARLDLLLTEEDIMRRDGPDNVGFVPVDVSTLFIGIRNVKILCLSPDALDTLYYRSDKKIPVFNNLISLSLGSDRSHGGPYIFWKLLPSLLLKAPNLQTLIIKGLVHYVKKGWEVGWHRLLSWDDVSDALSSSRVKVLQITGYKGTGEELNHMECFLGKLSHLEMVRVTHKVADDGERRRLVNDLLGLHKASSNCKVHVMKESA, encoded by the exons ATGGAAAGCAACAAAAACGCGAACCCTAGTTCCAGAGACTTGATCAGCACTTTACCAGATGGTGTCCTCTGCATTATCTTGTCTTTCCTGACGACAAAGGAAGCTGCTTCAACACAGGTTCTGTCAAAGAGATGGTCGAATCTTCTCCAACTGGTACCTATCCTCGACTTCGACGACTCTCTATCGCTAAACCGCAAAATGGGTCGAGAGCAAATTCAGGTTTTCATGAAGTTCGTGGACAAGGTACTGTGGGAGCGAGAGAATAAGAAGAACTCATCATCTCCTGTGAAGAAAGTCTCTTTCAAGTTAAGTCGTTTAGGTCCTCATGATAACCCTACACTCGTATTGCAGTGGATAGAAAAGGTAATTAAACTCGGTGCCTTGGACCTTTCTCTAAGCTTTGGTGACTTGAGTTACCGCAACTTTTGTCTGCTGTACTCGGTCCTTGAGAGCAAGGCACTTGTAAACCTAAGGATCAGAAGACTCTGCCTTACTCATCATGATGTTACTACTCTTCCAGATCCCGTTTCTCCCTCACTTACCACTCTCTTTCTTGACTCGGTTAAGCTTACTTACGATGGGCCTCGTTTGGAAGCTGTTCTATCAGCTTTCCCTAACCTTCAGAACCTGAGGGTCCATGAATCCAAGGGACGGTACTATTGGGATGGGTCTGTTTCGAGTCCAACGCTCAAGAGATTTGTGTACAAAcgcgatgatgatgatgatgcttttGGTCCTAAGACTTGTGTTACGTTAGATACTCCGGGGCTTGTTTACTTGGAGTATTCTGATGTGGTTGCTGATAAGTATGAGAATCTACGTTTGGACAGCTTGGTTGAAGCTAGGCTTGATCTTCTGTTGACTGAAGAGGACATCATGCGCAGGGATGGTCCAGACAATGTTGGTTTTGTTCCTGTTGATGTTTCAACTTTGTTCATAGGTATCAGAAACGTCAAGATCCTCTGCTTATCTCCGGATGCTCTAGAT ACGCTCTATTACCGCAGTGATAAGAAGATACCGGTGTTCAACAATCTGATAAGCTTGTCTCTAGGAAGTGATAGATCTCATGGCGGTCCATACATCTTCTGGAAGTTGCTTCCATCTCTGCTTCTCAAGGCACCAAATCTACAAACTCTAATCATCAAG GGTCTAGTGCACTATGTTAAAAAAGGATGGGAGGTTGGGTGGCACCGACTTTTATCTTGGGATGATGTGTCTGATGCCCTGTCATCATCAAGAGTGAAGGTTTTGCAGATCACTGGGTATAAAGGAACTGGTGAAGAACTTAATCACATGGAGTGTTTCTTGGGAAAATTATCGCATCTTGAAATGGTTAGGGTTACTCATAAAGTAGCTGATGATGGAGAGAGACGTCGTCTGGTGAATGATCTTTTGGGTCTTCACAAAGCTTCATCCAACTGCAAGGTCCATGTCATGAAAGAAAGTGCTTGA
- the LOC108832213 gene encoding pirin-1 yields the protein MSPSSDENRVTRQVIKNFFVKLQEEGEGALVRNAITEMDQKLLDPFVLLVEFSFSLSVGYPDHPHRGFESVTYVLKGGIIHKDLKGHKSTINAGDVQWMTAGSGIIHSEYPEQEVNNGLQLWINLPSIHRMIEPKNLELSGSEIPRAEEDGVEVKVIAGDSMGIKSPCHTTTPMMYLDFTLKPGSQTHQTVPESWTAFAYILEGDEGAFSSKDSSAITAHHVVVFGSGELVSVWNKSSSRSLRFLLIAGEPIGEPMVQSGPFVMSSQAEIDMAFEDYQNAKNGFGMAKSS from the exons ATGTCTCCTTCTTCTGATGAGAATAGAGTAACGAGACAGGTAATCAAGAATTTCTTTGTAAAGCTtcaggaagaaggagaaggtgcTCTCGTTAGAAACGCCATCACAGA GATGGACCAGAAGTTACTAGACCCGTTCGTGTTGCTAGTTGAATTTTCCT TTTCGCTTTCAGTTGGATACCCCGATCATCCTCACCGAG GTTTTGAAAGTGTTACTTACGTGTTAAAG GGAGGTATCATTCACAAAGATCTCAAGGGTCATAAAAGTACAATCAACGCTGGAGATGTTCAG tGGATGACAGCAGGAAGTGGAATCATTCATTCCGAATATCCTGAACAAGAAGTCAACAATGGCTTACAGCTTTGGATCAACCTTCCTTCTATTCACAGAAT GATAGAACCAAAAAACTTAGAACTGTCTGGTTCAGAGATTCCAAGAGCAGAGGAAGATGGAGTAGAGGTCAAAGTCATAGCCGGAGATTCAATGGGAATCAAATCTCCTTGCCACACAACAACACCGATGATGTACCTTGACTTTACCCTCAAGCCAGGTTCTCAAACCCACCAGACCGTTCCAGAATCTTGGACTGCTTTCGCCTACATTTTAGAAGGCGATGAAGGCGCGTTCAGCTCCAAGGACTCTTCAGCTATAACGGCGCACCATGTTGTGGTGTTTGGATCAGGGGAGTTAGTTAGcgtgtggaacaagtcaagttCTAGGTCACTGAGGTTTCTGTTGATTGCAGGGGAGCCGATCGGTGAGCCTATGGTTCAGAGTGGTCCGTTTGTGATGAGTTCTCAGGCTGAGATTGATATGGCTTTTGAGGATTATCAGAATGCTAAGAATGGATTTGGGATGGCTAAGAGTAGTTAG
- the LOC108832210 gene encoding mitochondrial import inner membrane translocase subunit PAM16 like 2 → MAGRIIAQFIVMGSGILGRAFFQAYRQAIANASKTGVAQEAMQNAVRKAGKAINEQEARQILGVTEQTSWEEILQKYDKLFENNAKAGSFYLQSKVLRAKECLEVVYRSNGTPS, encoded by the exons ATG GCAGGGAGAATCATTGCGCAGTTCATTGTGATGGGTTCTGGGATATTAGGTCGTGCTTTCTTTCAAGCTTATCGTCAGGCCATTGCAA ATGCGTCTAAAACTGGGGTTGCGCAGGAAGCGATGCAGAACGCAGTACGTAAAGCAGGAAAAGCCATTAATGAGCAAGAGGCTAGGCAGATTCTCGGTGTAACCGAGCAGACCTCTTGGGAAGAGATATTACAG AAATACGATAAGCTGTTTGAGAATAATGCCAAAGCGGGGAGCTTTTACCTTCAATCTAAAGTTCTTCGAGCTAAAGAATGCCTTGAAGTTGTGTACAGGAGCAACGGTACACCTAGTTAA